The Pseudomonas parafulva genome window below encodes:
- a CDS encoding sigma-70 family RNA polymerase sigma factor, translating to MPLNDTLAPADIDQLYQTHNAWLRGWLRARVGCREHAADLAQDTFVRLLRARNVSPLKEPRAYLSSVARGLMIDQYRRRALERAYQQSLAGVPEGEAPSEEHRLVILDTLERLDRALHQLKPRTREAFLLAQLDGLSIARIAAHLKVSRATVERDLAKALAACYRVHYAEH from the coding sequence ATGCCGCTCAACGACACGCTCGCGCCTGCCGACATCGATCAGCTCTACCAGACCCACAACGCCTGGCTGCGTGGCTGGCTGCGGGCGCGGGTCGGCTGTCGGGAGCATGCCGCCGACCTGGCTCAGGACACCTTCGTGCGCCTGCTGCGTGCGCGCAATGTTTCGCCGCTCAAGGAACCGCGCGCTTATCTGAGCAGCGTCGCCCGCGGCCTGATGATCGACCAGTACCGCCGCCGCGCCCTGGAGCGTGCTTATCAGCAAAGTTTGGCCGGCGTGCCGGAAGGCGAGGCGCCGAGCGAGGAACACCGTCTGGTGATCCTCGACACCCTCGAGCGCCTGGATCGCGCCCTGCATCAGCTCAAGCCGCGAACGCGGGAGGCCTTTTTGCTGGCCCAGCTCGACGGTCTGAGCATCGCCCGGATCGCCGCACACCTGAAGGTGTCGAGGGCCACGGTCGAACGCGACCTGGCCAAGGCCTTGGCCGCCTGCTACCGGGTGCACTATGCCGAACACTGA
- a CDS encoding TonB-dependent siderophore receptor, translating into MIRPCSPSSTGLRRAIHAAAFGLGLAGSGLCVQAVAAPADQRQQLSWNIAPGPLAAALEQLARQGGLNLSFDAAGLAGKTTGGVQGRHDSAQALSILLQGSDVQAQQQSANSFILMPALDVGDALQLGATSISSDLLGETTEHTGSYTTGAVTIGKTPQSIRRTPQSVTVVTRQRIDDQQITNLTNLLEQTPGVVVNLTDSERVQYYSRGYSIDAIQYDGATVVQSSGGGSFIQSDAAIIDRAEILRGATGMLRGSGNPSGTVNLVRKRPTYDYQGSGSITLGTWNAQRYVADVSGPLTDTGNVRGRIIAVHDDKDHFQRSRQERKDVLYGALAFDLSDSTTLTTGLEWTQLDATGAWGNLPADYDGSPLPLGRSTYLGADWNRWNRSNLQSFAELEHRFDNDWTLKLMAQRTHFQLADDGFKQTYFTRATGTANPTNNPYLMRYQVTEGDGGESLQNNLSATLNGPFDLFGRTHELMVGVERIRNDSYASATNFVQSGLFDIRTWDPKRSLANPPIDITAHPVRTRTTQEGAYATWRISLADPLTAIIGARSNWYDYEQENNTRSSGTFSVDNKVVPYAALIYDLNDNFSTYASYTEIFNPQTATNASGSVLAPVTGEAYETGIKGEFYDGRLNTSLAFFRIYQVGNPLDDISGPNPCPPNYTSGYCKVAAGKNRSQGFELEISGEVLPGWNVSGGYTYNTTEYLKDTTGNTGNAIRTTDPKRLLRLFTSYRLPGEWEAWTVGGGVQAQSDIYNRSGNAVASQSGYAVYNAMVNYRFNDQYSLQVNANNLFDRRYYRQVAPTPTGYYWGDPRNVSVTLRGSF; encoded by the coding sequence ATGATTCGCCCGTGTTCCCCCTCCTCCACTGGACTGCGCCGTGCCATCCACGCCGCCGCCTTCGGCCTGGGCCTGGCCGGCAGCGGCCTTTGTGTCCAAGCCGTGGCCGCCCCGGCCGACCAACGTCAGCAGCTTTCCTGGAACATTGCTCCGGGGCCCTTGGCCGCAGCGCTGGAACAGCTGGCGCGCCAGGGCGGGCTGAACCTCTCGTTCGATGCCGCCGGCCTCGCGGGCAAGACCACCGGCGGCGTGCAGGGCCGCCATGACAGCGCCCAGGCCCTGTCGATCCTGTTGCAGGGCAGCGACGTACAGGCCCAGCAGCAAAGCGCGAACAGCTTCATCCTGATGCCGGCGCTGGACGTCGGCGATGCCCTGCAACTGGGCGCCACCAGCATCTCCAGCGACCTGCTGGGCGAAACCACCGAACACACCGGCTCCTACACCACCGGTGCGGTGACCATCGGCAAAACCCCGCAGAGCATCCGCCGCACACCGCAGTCGGTCACCGTGGTCACCCGCCAGCGCATCGACGACCAGCAGATCACCAACCTGACCAACCTGCTGGAGCAGACGCCCGGCGTGGTGGTCAACCTCACCGACAGCGAGCGGGTGCAGTACTACTCGCGCGGCTACTCCATCGACGCCATCCAGTACGACGGCGCCACCGTGGTGCAGAGCAGCGGCGGCGGCTCTTTCATCCAGAGCGATGCCGCGATCATCGACCGTGCCGAGATCCTGCGCGGGGCCACCGGCATGCTGCGCGGCTCGGGCAACCCGTCGGGCACGGTGAACCTGGTGCGCAAGCGGCCGACCTACGACTACCAAGGCAGCGGCAGCATCACCCTCGGCACCTGGAACGCCCAACGCTATGTGGCCGACGTTTCCGGCCCGCTGACCGACACCGGCAACGTGCGCGGCCGGATCATTGCCGTGCACGACGACAAGGACCACTTCCAGCGCTCGCGCCAGGAGCGCAAGGACGTGCTGTATGGCGCGCTGGCCTTCGACCTCAGCGACAGCACCACCCTGACCACCGGTCTTGAATGGACCCAGCTCGATGCCACCGGGGCCTGGGGCAACCTGCCGGCCGACTACGACGGCTCGCCCCTGCCGCTGGGCCGCAGCACCTACCTGGGCGCCGACTGGAACCGCTGGAACCGCAGCAACCTGCAAAGCTTCGCCGAACTCGAACACCGCTTCGACAACGACTGGACGCTCAAGCTGATGGCCCAGCGCACCCATTTCCAACTGGCCGACGACGGTTTCAAGCAGACCTACTTCACCCGCGCCACCGGCACCGCCAATCCCACCAACAACCCCTACCTGATGCGCTACCAGGTCACCGAGGGCGATGGCGGCGAAAGCCTGCAGAACAACCTCAGCGCCACCCTCAACGGGCCGTTCGACCTGTTCGGTCGCACCCATGAACTGATGGTCGGGGTCGAGCGAATTCGCAACGATTCCTACGCCTCGGCCACCAATTTCGTGCAGTCGGGGCTGTTCGACATCCGCACCTGGGACCCCAAGCGCAGCCTGGCCAATCCACCGATCGACATCACCGCGCACCCGGTGCGCACCCGTACCACCCAGGAAGGTGCCTACGCCACTTGGCGCATTTCCCTGGCCGACCCGCTCACTGCCATCATCGGCGCGCGCAGCAACTGGTATGACTACGAGCAGGAAAACAACACCCGCTCCAGCGGCACATTCAGCGTCGACAACAAGGTGGTGCCCTACGCCGCGCTGATCTACGACCTCAACGACAACTTCAGCACCTACGCCAGCTACACCGAAATCTTCAACCCGCAGACCGCCACCAACGCCAGCGGCTCGGTGCTCGCACCGGTCACCGGCGAAGCCTACGAGACGGGCATCAAGGGCGAGTTCTACGACGGTCGGCTGAACACCTCGCTGGCGTTCTTCCGTATCTACCAGGTCGGCAACCCGCTGGACGACATCAGCGGCCCCAACCCCTGCCCGCCGAACTACACCAGCGGCTACTGCAAGGTGGCGGCCGGCAAGAACCGTAGCCAGGGCTTCGAGCTGGAAATTTCCGGCGAAGTGCTGCCGGGCTGGAACGTCAGTGGCGGCTACACCTACAACACGACCGAATACCTCAAGGACACCACCGGCAACACCGGCAACGCCATTCGCACCACCGACCCCAAGCGTCTGCTGCGCCTGTTCACCAGCTATCGCCTGCCAGGCGAATGGGAGGCGTGGACCGTTGGCGGTGGGGTGCAGGCGCAAAGCGACATCTACAACCGCAGTGGCAATGCGGTGGCCAGCCAGTCGGGCTACGCGGTGTACAACGCCATGGTCAACTACCGCTTCAACGATCAGTACTCGCTGCAGGTCAACGCCAACAACCTGTTCGACCGCCGCTACTACCGTCAGGTGGCGCCGACGCCGACTGGCTACTACTGGGGTGACCCACGCAACGTTTCGGTCACCCTGCGCGGCAGCTTCTGA
- a CDS encoding MFS transporter encodes MNMRLLAGLLFAVSVVGFSLGASLPLVSLRLHQAGAGTLEIGMVSAIPAAGMMLSAFMVDACCRHFTRRTLYLLCFSLCALSIGLLEWAFDRLWLLALLRLALGIGMGIAIILGESWVNALCAEHNRGKIMALYATSFTGFQVLGPALLALLGPNSPWITAVVTAGYGLALLCIVFSVPNDCIEHDEEDARSFTLAGFFRVAPALCVAVLFFSFFDAVVLSLLPVYATSHGFAVGVAALMVTVVFAGDMLFQLPLGWLADRVERTGLHLLCGVVAMVIGIALPWLLNLTWLLWPLLVLLGAVAGGIYTLALVLIGQRFKGRDLVTANASVGLLWGAGSLVGPLLSGAAMDVAPHGLPMALALMAGLFVCFARQAYRQVQRVSVQAG; translated from the coding sequence ATGAACATGCGTTTGCTGGCGGGCCTGTTGTTCGCCGTGTCGGTGGTGGGCTTCAGCCTGGGGGCCAGCCTGCCGCTAGTGTCGTTGCGTCTGCACCAGGCCGGGGCGGGCACCCTGGAAATCGGCATGGTCTCGGCGATTCCTGCTGCCGGGATGATGCTCTCGGCCTTCATGGTCGATGCCTGCTGTCGGCACTTCACCCGGCGCACCCTCTACCTGCTGTGCTTCAGCCTGTGTGCCTTGAGCATCGGTTTGCTGGAATGGGCTTTCGACAGGCTCTGGCTGCTGGCGCTGCTGCGCCTGGCTTTGGGGATCGGCATGGGCATCGCCATCATTCTCGGCGAGTCGTGGGTCAATGCGCTGTGCGCGGAGCACAACCGCGGCAAGATCATGGCGCTGTACGCCACCAGTTTCACCGGCTTTCAGGTACTCGGCCCGGCGCTGCTGGCGTTGCTCGGGCCGAACAGCCCATGGATCACCGCCGTGGTCACCGCCGGTTACGGCCTGGCCCTGCTGTGCATCGTGTTCAGCGTGCCGAATGACTGCATCGAGCATGACGAGGAGGACGCGCGCAGCTTCACCCTGGCGGGGTTCTTCCGCGTCGCCCCGGCACTGTGCGTAGCGGTGCTGTTTTTCTCGTTCTTCGACGCTGTGGTGCTCTCCTTGCTGCCGGTCTACGCCACCAGCCACGGCTTTGCCGTGGGCGTGGCGGCGTTGATGGTGACGGTGGTGTTCGCCGGCGACATGCTCTTCCAACTGCCACTGGGCTGGCTGGCCGACCGGGTCGAGCGTACCGGGCTGCACCTGCTGTGCGGCGTGGTGGCCATGGTCATCGGCATCGCCTTGCCCTGGCTGCTGAACCTGACCTGGCTATTGTGGCCGCTGCTGGTGCTGCTTGGCGCAGTGGCCGGCGGCATCTACACCCTGGCGCTGGTGCTGATCGGCCAGCGCTTCAAAGGACGCGACCTGGTCACCGCCAACGCCAGCGTCGGGCTGCTGTGGGGCGCCGGTAGCCTGGTCGGTCCGCTGCTCAGCGGGGCGGCGATGGATGTCGCGCCCCACGGCCTGCCCATGGCCCTGGCGCTGATGGCCGGGCTGTTCGTGTGCTTCGCCCGCCAGGCGTATCGGCAGGTTCAGCGGGTGTCAGTCCAGGCGGGCTAG
- a CDS encoding DNA-3-methyladenine glycosylase family protein, producing MIHADLSPQAFEQARAFLSDLDPDWARLVARVGPCLHRAKPGREPFEALVRAVAYQQLHARAAEAILGRLLALYPNQRFPAPEQLLATDPQLLRDCGLSARKLATILGIAQARLDGQVPTLQQARTMADAALVERLVSLHGVGRWTVEMLLIYSLERSDILPVDDFGIREGYRRLKGLERAPTPAQMRVLGEPWRPYRTVAAWYLWRA from the coding sequence ATGATCCACGCCGACCTTTCGCCCCAGGCTTTCGAGCAGGCCCGCGCGTTTCTCAGCGACCTGGACCCGGACTGGGCTCGGCTCGTTGCCCGCGTCGGCCCCTGCCTGCACCGCGCCAAACCCGGACGGGAACCCTTCGAGGCGTTGGTGCGTGCGGTGGCCTATCAGCAATTGCACGCCCGGGCCGCCGAGGCGATTCTCGGCCGGCTGCTGGCGCTGTACCCGAATCAACGCTTCCCCGCGCCCGAGCAACTGCTCGCGACCGATCCGCAGCTACTGCGCGATTGCGGGCTCTCGGCGCGCAAGCTGGCGACCATCCTGGGCATCGCCCAGGCCCGCCTGGACGGGCAAGTACCGACGTTGCAGCAAGCGCGGACGATGGCCGACGCTGCGCTGGTCGAGCGCCTGGTGAGCCTGCACGGTGTCGGCCGCTGGACCGTGGAAATGCTGCTGATCTACAGCCTTGAGCGCTCGGACATCCTGCCGGTGGATGACTTCGGCATACGCGAGGGGTACCGTCGCCTGAAGGGGCTGGAGCGCGCGCCGACGCCTGCGCAGATGCGCGTGTTGGGCGAGCCGTGGCGTCCGTATCGAACCGTGGCAGCCTGGTATCTCTGGCGTGCCTGA
- a CDS encoding FecR domain-containing protein, which yields MPNTEQAPARVQVDEAIAWLVKLRFDEPNARLERQFQGWLQRHPLNALAWQRVSRMGEELAGLPSALSRRTLDHSQRQRLARRDTLKLLAGLAVCTGAAWGLREPLGLPALMADSRTATGERRDLRGSDGSRLQLNTASAIDLRYSANQRLLTLIRGEVSLASQADDKRPFHIQTPVGELNTRDGHLLLREHDAGLLLAVRSGEVQLFPASAQSRRVGPGEVLNVSPAGGVEAAHLQGDPWGWTEGVLSVQKMPLGAFVTELSRYRPGFIRCAPQVAGLEVSGTYQLADTDQILYLIAHTLPVRVDYRTRYWVSIGA from the coding sequence ATGCCGAACACTGAGCAGGCACCGGCCCGGGTGCAGGTGGACGAGGCCATTGCCTGGCTGGTCAAGCTGCGCTTCGACGAGCCGAATGCACGGCTTGAACGGCAGTTCCAGGGCTGGCTGCAGCGTCATCCGCTCAACGCCCTGGCCTGGCAGCGGGTCAGCCGCATGGGTGAGGAATTGGCGGGTCTGCCCTCGGCCCTGAGCCGGCGCACCCTCGACCACAGCCAGCGCCAGCGCTTGGCCCGGCGCGACACGCTCAAGCTGCTGGCAGGCCTGGCGGTGTGCACGGGCGCGGCCTGGGGCCTGCGCGAGCCGTTGGGCCTGCCCGCGCTGATGGCCGACAGCCGCACCGCCACTGGCGAGCGCCGCGACCTGCGGGGCAGCGACGGCAGCCGCCTGCAACTCAATACCGCCAGCGCCATCGACCTGCGCTACAGCGCCAACCAGCGGTTGCTGACGCTGATCCGGGGTGAGGTCAGCCTGGCCAGCCAGGCCGACGATAAGCGCCCCTTCCATATTCAGACGCCGGTCGGCGAGCTGAACACCCGCGATGGCCATCTCCTGCTGCGCGAGCATGACGCCGGCCTGCTGCTGGCCGTGCGCAGCGGCGAGGTGCAGCTGTTCCCGGCGTCCGCTCAGTCGCGGCGCGTGGGGCCGGGTGAAGTGCTGAACGTCAGTCCTGCGGGCGGGGTCGAGGCGGCCCATTTGCAGGGTGATCCGTGGGGCTGGACCGAGGGCGTGCTGAGCGTGCAGAAGATGCCGCTCGGTGCCTTCGTGACGGAGTTGTCACGCTATCGACCAGGGTTCATCCGCTGCGCCCCGCAGGTGGCCGGGCTCGAGGTGTCGGGCACCTATCAGTTGGCCGACACCGATCAGATTCTGTATCTGATCGCCCACACGCTGCCGGTGCGTGTCGACTATCGGACGCGGTATTGGGTGAGTATCGGCGCCTAG
- a CDS encoding MFS transporter — MAISSTPSSPAIPNATPTSGSSPLVMRIITFCALAHLINDLIQSVLPAIYPMLKANYDLSFAQIGLITLTFQVTASLLQPWVGFYTDKRPTPNLLPMGTLCTLVGIVMLAFVGSFQMILLASALVGIGSSTFHPETSRIARLASGGRFGLAQSTFQVGGNAGSAFGPLLAAAIVIPFGQTHVAWFGLAALFFFGVTLVLRRWYKDHLNQYKARKGGVASHGLSRRRVLAALVVLGLLVFSKYFYMASFTSYFTFYLIEKFGLSVASSQLHLFLFLGAVAAGTFFGGPIGDRIGRKAVIWFSILGVAPFTLALPYADLFWTTVLSLVIGFILASAFSAIVVYAQELVPGNVGMIAGIFFGLMFGFGGIGAALLGYLADLRGIEYVYGLCSFLPLFGLLAVFLPSTGKR; from the coding sequence ATGGCCATCAGCAGTACCCCGAGCAGCCCCGCGATCCCCAACGCTACGCCGACCTCCGGCAGCAGTCCGCTGGTGATGCGGATCATCACGTTCTGCGCGCTGGCGCACCTGATCAATGACCTGATCCAGTCGGTCCTGCCGGCCATCTATCCGATGCTCAAGGCCAACTACGACCTGAGCTTCGCCCAAATCGGCCTGATCACCTTGACCTTCCAGGTGACAGCCTCGCTGCTGCAGCCCTGGGTCGGCTTCTACACCGACAAACGCCCTACGCCGAACCTGTTGCCGATGGGCACCCTGTGCACCCTGGTGGGGATCGTCATGCTCGCCTTCGTCGGCAGCTTTCAGATGATCCTCCTGGCCTCGGCGCTGGTGGGCATCGGCTCGTCGACCTTCCACCCGGAGACCTCGCGCATCGCCCGGCTGGCGTCGGGTGGGCGCTTCGGCCTGGCGCAGTCGACCTTCCAGGTCGGCGGCAATGCCGGCTCCGCATTCGGCCCATTGCTGGCAGCGGCCATCGTCATTCCGTTTGGTCAGACCCATGTGGCCTGGTTCGGTCTGGCAGCCCTGTTCTTCTTCGGCGTAACCCTGGTGCTGCGGCGCTGGTACAAGGACCACCTGAACCAGTACAAGGCGCGCAAGGGCGGCGTCGCCAGCCATGGGCTGTCGCGTCGACGCGTGCTGGCGGCGCTGGTGGTGCTGGGCCTGCTGGTGTTCTCCAAGTACTTCTACATGGCCAGCTTCACCAGCTACTTCACCTTCTATCTGATCGAGAAGTTCGGCCTGTCGGTGGCCAGTTCGCAATTGCACCTGTTCCTGTTCCTCGGCGCCGTAGCCGCTGGCACCTTCTTCGGCGGGCCGATCGGTGACCGCATCGGGCGCAAGGCGGTGATCTGGTTCTCGATTCTGGGGGTGGCGCCATTCACCCTGGCGCTGCCGTATGCCGATCTGTTCTGGACCACCGTGCTGAGCCTGGTGATCGGTTTCATACTGGCCTCGGCGTTTTCCGCGATCGTGGTGTACGCGCAAGAACTGGTGCCGGGTAACGTGGGCATGATCGCCGGGATCTTCTTCGGCCTGATGTTCGGCTTCGGCGGCATCGGCGCGGCGCTGCTCGGTTACCTGGCCGACCTGCGCGGGATCGAGTACGTGTACGGATTGTGCTCGTTCCTGCCGTTGTTCGGCTTGCTGGCGGTGTTCTTGCCATCGACCGGGAAGCGTTGA